From the Heliangelus exortis chromosome 14, bHelExo1.hap1, whole genome shotgun sequence genome, one window contains:
- the TAF7L gene encoding transcription initiation factor TFIID subunit 7-like translates to MSKSKDDAPHELESQFVLRLPPEYASTVQRAVQSGNVNLKDRLTIELHADGRHGIVRVDRVPLAAKLVDLPCIIESLKTIDKKTFYKTADICQMLVCTVDGDLYPPLEEQTVSTDPKANKKKDKDREKKFIWNHGITLPLKNVRKRRFRKTAKKKYIESPDVEKEVKRLLSTDAEAVSVRWEVIAEDETKEVDNHGSLTSLDISSPGMSGHKQGHGSSEHDELREIFNDISSSSEDEDERDHHDDEDLNIMDTEEDLERQLQEKLNESDRQQQENEGSNQIVMGIQKQIDNLKNKLQETQDRRKRQEDLIMKVENLALKTRLQAVLDEFKQQEEREKQQMTSLQEQLESLMDK, encoded by the exons atGAGTAAGAGCAAGGACGATGCCCCGCATGAGTTGGAGAGCCAGTTCGTTCTGCGGCTGCCACCG GAATATGCCTCCACTGTCCAGCGGGCAGTGCAGTCTGGGAATGTCAACTTGAAGGACAGGCTCACCATTGAGCTACATG CAGACGGGCGCCATGGGATTGTCCGTGTTGACCGGGTGCCACTGGCAGCCAAGCTGGTGGACCTGCCCTGCATCATTGAGAGCTTAAAAACCATTGATAAGAAAACCTTCTACAAGACAGCAGATATTTGCCAG ATGCTTGTTTGCACTGTGGATGGTGATCTCTATCCACCTTTGGAAGAGCAAACTGTGAGCACTGACCCAAAGGCAAACAAGAAGAAGGATaaggacagagagaagaaattcaTCTGGAACCATGGCA TCACTCTTCCCCTGAAAAATGTCCGGAAGAGACGATTCCGGAAGACAGCCAAGAAGAAG TATATTGAGTCTCCTGATGTGGAAAAAGAGGTGAAGCGACTCCTGAGCACTGATGCTGAGGCTGTGAGTGTCC GCTGGGAAGTCATTGCTGAAGATGAAACAAAAGAAGTAGACAACCATGGCTCACTCACCAGCCTGGACATCTCCTCTCCAGGGATGTCAGGACATAAGCAAGGCCATGGCTCCTCAG AACATGATGAACTGCGGGAGATATTTAATgacatcagcagcagcagcgaaGATGAAGATGAGAGGGATCATCATGATGATGAAGACCTGAACATCATGGACACAGAGGAGGACTTGGAGAGGCAGCTGCAAGAGAAGCTGAATGAGTCTGATAGACAGCAACAGGAGAATGAGGGGTCCAACCAGATAG TCATGGGGATCCAGAAACAGATTGAcaacctgaaaaataaactcCAGGAGACCCAGGACAGGAGGAAGCGCCAGGAAGATCTCATCATGAAGGTGGAGAACCTAGCCCTCAAG ACCCGGCTCCAGGCTGTGCTAGATGAGTTCAAGCAGCAGGAAGAACgagagaagcagcag atGACAtctctgcaggagcagctggagtcCCTTATGGATAAGTGA